A window of the Bos indicus x Bos taurus breed Angus x Brahman F1 hybrid chromosome X, Bos_hybrid_MaternalHap_v2.0, whole genome shotgun sequence genome harbors these coding sequences:
- the LOC113886838 gene encoding vegetative cell wall protein gp1-like isoform X2: MVRTQKGTVWAPPWSWTSPTSVGSPGPQLHYCTPCSALPVAPPRSAPPRPAPPCSPEAPPSPEAPPHPGEEELQPQTPLPAPPISPPLFRPTAHFLVLPRVPLQAASLEAPLGLTFQAPQSVAAPIPSPSRQGQRGKAPLFVRACLRNCVLT, translated from the exons ATGGTACGGACTCAAAAGGGCACAGTCTGGGCTCCGCCATGGAGCTGGACAAGCCCAACCTCCGTGGGCTCCCCAGGCCCACAGCTCCATTACTGTACGCCCTGCTCCGCTCTCCCGGTGGCTCCACCCCGCTCCGCTCcgcctcgccccgccccgcctTGTTCTCCAGAAGCGCCTCCTTCTCCAGAAGCGCCTCCTCACCCAGGTGAGGAGGAGCTTCAGCCCCAGactcctctccctgctcctcccatctcccctcctcTTTTCCGCCCGACCGCTCACTTCCTGGTCCTCCCTCGGGTCCCGCTCCAGGCCGCAAGTCTCGAGGCTCCTCTCGGCCTGACCTTCCAGGCACCTCAGAGCGTGGCGGCTCCTATTCCGTCTCCTAGCAGACAAGGCCAGCGAGGGAAAGCGCCTTTGTTCGTACGTGCGTGTCTACGTAACTGCGTGCTTAC GTGA